A genomic window from Microscilla marina ATCC 23134 includes:
- a CDS encoding sensor histidine kinase gives MDKTEIIKRKYVVVTSIILWLIVASVSISESVFFYKVNNRPVPMGRILIWDISWVMWLLMTPYVLQALQYFLGQVQQTWRVITNVILFAFLISVAQVLFETLLAYFLYPIFDQAKPFTAILLNVLTYKTHINILIVFALAGITTAIRHWQNAKHLQLEREQQQVRLSQLQQQLTESKLELLRRQLKPHFLFNTLHTISGLIIKEAYDQSLEMIAKLSDLLRLTLHYNDQQLIPLREEIKLMRLYLEIHQIRFGDDCQLNINVPQCYESALVPSFILQPIAENAITHGVVPNMNKGCISLSVRCENETLYIEIADNGVGLKDGEALKEGIGIQNCRKRLDSLYKQKHGLDLEVKNEGGFSTVLYFPYQDKELKTSPQNEHQSIDSR, from the coding sequence ATGGATAAAACAGAGATTATAAAGCGTAAATATGTAGTAGTGACCAGTATTATTCTATGGTTAATAGTGGCTAGTGTAAGCATTAGCGAGAGTGTATTTTTTTATAAAGTAAATAACCGACCAGTACCCATGGGGCGCATATTAATATGGGATATTAGTTGGGTTATGTGGCTATTGATGACCCCTTATGTGCTACAGGCATTGCAGTATTTTTTGGGGCAAGTTCAACAAACTTGGCGTGTCATTACCAATGTTATACTATTCGCTTTTTTAATATCTGTCGCTCAAGTATTGTTTGAAACCCTACTGGCTTACTTTTTATATCCCATATTTGACCAAGCCAAGCCTTTTACTGCTATACTCCTCAACGTACTTACCTATAAAACCCACATTAATATATTGATTGTATTTGCCCTAGCGGGTATTACAACGGCTATTAGACACTGGCAAAACGCCAAACATTTGCAGCTAGAGCGTGAACAACAACAAGTCAGACTTAGCCAGTTGCAACAGCAGCTAACCGAATCAAAGCTAGAGTTGCTCAGGCGCCAGCTAAAACCTCATTTTCTATTCAACACTTTGCATACCATTTCTGGATTAATCATTAAAGAAGCCTATGACCAATCGTTAGAAATGATTGCTAAACTTAGTGATTTACTGAGACTTACATTGCATTACAACGATCAACAGCTGATCCCCCTTAGAGAAGAGATAAAACTGATGCGTTTATATCTTGAAATTCATCAAATAAGATTCGGAGACGATTGTCAGTTAAACATTAATGTGCCCCAATGCTACGAAAGTGCTTTGGTTCCCTCATTTATACTTCAACCTATTGCCGAAAATGCTATTACACACGGGGTAGTGCCTAATATGAACAAGGGGTGCATCTCTTTGTCGGTAAGGTGCGAAAATGAGACGCTTTATATAGAAATAGCAGATAATGGAGTTGGGTTAAAAGATGGAGAAGCATTGAAAGAAGGTATAGGTATACAAAATTGCCGTAAAAGGTTAGATAGTTTATACAAGCAAAAACATGGTTTAGACCTTGAAGTCAAAAATGAAGGAGGGTTCTCTACTGTGTTATATTTCCCGTATCAGGACAAAGAACTTAAAACAAGTCCCCAAAATGAACATCAAAGTATTGATAGTAGATGA
- a CDS encoding LytR/AlgR family response regulator transcription factor, with product MNIKVLIVDDEPIAREMINILLAEHTGLQVVGEASNGEEALKLIDTQTPDLLFLDIQMPGMTGISLAQKFAGFYGHLVFVTAYDEYALAAFELNAIDYLLKPFTKKRFHQTIEKVQSKFQQASLNRVEDKLLQLAQDYSQLKAQVQPTLIDSNDTYLSRFVARQANKIVFIDIVEVEAIVGASDYIEVHHAGNKSLVNTTLQETAARLNPEDFLRIHRSYILPIRQIKEVVPHFNGEYFFVMKNGQKYKSGRTYKTQVQQLFQ from the coding sequence ATGAACATCAAAGTATTGATAGTAGATGATGAACCCATTGCCCGTGAAATGATAAACATTTTATTGGCAGAACATACTGGTCTGCAAGTGGTAGGCGAAGCCAGTAATGGGGAGGAAGCGCTTAAACTAATAGATACTCAAACACCCGACTTACTGTTTCTTGATATTCAAATGCCAGGAATGACAGGTATTAGCCTGGCGCAAAAGTTTGCGGGTTTTTACGGACATTTGGTGTTTGTAACTGCCTACGATGAATATGCACTTGCCGCGTTTGAACTTAACGCCATTGATTATTTGCTGAAACCGTTTACCAAAAAGCGCTTTCATCAAACGATTGAAAAAGTGCAAAGTAAGTTTCAACAAGCTTCACTGAATCGTGTGGAAGATAAATTACTTCAACTGGCTCAAGACTATAGTCAACTTAAAGCACAAGTTCAGCCTACACTTATTGACAGTAATGATACTTACCTGAGTAGGTTTGTGGCACGTCAAGCTAATAAAATAGTATTTATAGATATTGTAGAAGTAGAAGCTATAGTAGGAGCAAGCGACTACATAGAAGTACACCATGCAGGCAATAAAAGCTTGGTGAATACTACCCTTCAGGAAACTGCGGCTCGCCTGAACCCAGAAGATTTTCTCCGGATTCATCGGTCTTATATTTTACCTATCAGACAAATCAAAGAAGTAGTGCCACACTTTAACGGAGAGTATTTTTTTGTGATGAAAAATGGGCAAAAATACAAGTCAGGGCGTACTTACAAGACTCAAGTACAACAACTATTTCAATAA
- a CDS encoding FG-GAP-like repeat-containing protein, whose amino-acid sequence MKTLNQYLIAFLCCVLPYIAVAQQFEKITSSTIASDIAASRSVAWVDVNGDGFLDAFVSNGRKGGENNSLYINQQDGSFTKKTNDPLVQDKMPSDGATWGDVDNDGDLDVYVVNWYGKANLFYLNDGKGNFTQIKNSNIIAGKFSETACWADYDKDGDLDLYVTNSEGERNVLIKNNGDGRFTVDNSQIVSKATKSSRSVNWVDFDNDNDLDLFVSNEGNATNELYINNGDKGFSASTNHAVVTSRASSMSSAWGDYDNDGDLDLFVANFKGKNKLFQNDGKGGFVQATNSGVQETAYSFGSIWGDIDNDGDLDLFVANATFTDTKVKNFLYLNNGNGTFTKVTNDPVTTYQGATFGAALGDYDNDGDLDLLTANTYKEAEANGLYRNKGNNHHWLNISLKGVVSNASAIGAKVRVKATMRGKSIWQMREISAQSGYNCQNSLRVHFGLGDAQKVDSLVIEWPLGIKEHFVNVQTKKFMSFQEPVTKGFLRVNFKTAKLQYNIQETVSFVNTSLTDTSESVAYSWDFDGDGTEDAMDENPNHIYDQAGTYAVKLTIINALGSHSIIRPNYIQVLDPNGVDRGFLPEVAIYPNPFVDYLRVYTDKSQLKKLILYDVKGRQIGCQEFKEGQSNTIWQSQHLPKGTYSITLLLSNGASKSFRVLKM is encoded by the coding sequence ATGAAAACACTTAACCAATACCTAATTGCTTTTTTATGTTGTGTACTGCCTTATATAGCAGTGGCTCAACAGTTTGAAAAGATTACCAGCTCAACCATTGCTTCTGATATTGCTGCTTCGCGTTCTGTTGCTTGGGTTGATGTAAATGGAGATGGATTTTTAGATGCTTTTGTGTCTAATGGACGAAAAGGAGGAGAAAATAATAGCCTATACATCAACCAACAAGACGGTTCTTTTACAAAAAAAACAAACGACCCTTTGGTGCAGGATAAGATGCCCTCTGATGGTGCCACTTGGGGTGATGTAGACAATGATGGAGACTTAGATGTGTATGTAGTGAACTGGTATGGTAAAGCCAATTTGTTCTACCTTAATGATGGTAAAGGAAATTTTACCCAAATAAAAAATAGTAACATTATTGCGGGCAAATTCTCAGAAACAGCTTGCTGGGCAGATTATGACAAAGATGGTGATTTGGATTTGTATGTAACCAATTCGGAAGGAGAACGCAATGTGCTGATTAAAAACAACGGAGATGGGCGTTTTACTGTAGATAACAGCCAAATAGTGTCTAAGGCCACCAAAAGCTCCAGAAGCGTTAACTGGGTGGACTTTGACAATGACAATGACTTAGATCTTTTTGTATCTAATGAAGGAAATGCTACCAATGAATTATACATCAACAATGGAGACAAAGGTTTTAGTGCATCTACCAATCATGCAGTGGTCACTTCACGGGCATCGTCTATGAGCAGTGCTTGGGGCGATTATGACAATGATGGTGACCTTGATTTGTTTGTAGCAAATTTTAAAGGAAAAAACAAATTGTTTCAAAATGATGGGAAGGGTGGGTTTGTTCAGGCTACTAACTCAGGAGTACAGGAAACGGCTTATTCTTTTGGGTCTATATGGGGTGACATAGACAACGACGGTGACCTCGACTTGTTTGTAGCGAATGCTACATTTACTGACACCAAAGTGAAAAACTTTCTCTACTTGAATAATGGCAATGGAACCTTTACCAAAGTAACCAATGACCCAGTGACTACCTATCAGGGAGCTACCTTTGGGGCTGCTTTAGGAGATTATGACAACGATGGTGACTTGGATTTATTAACTGCCAATACCTACAAAGAAGCAGAGGCTAATGGTTTATATCGTAACAAGGGAAACAACCACCACTGGCTTAATATTTCGTTGAAGGGTGTCGTATCTAATGCCTCGGCAATAGGTGCAAAAGTGAGAGTAAAAGCCACTATGCGAGGTAAAAGCATATGGCAAATGCGTGAAATTTCTGCTCAGTCAGGGTATAACTGTCAAAATAGCCTAAGAGTGCACTTTGGGTTGGGTGATGCCCAAAAAGTAGACTCTTTGGTGATAGAGTGGCCTTTAGGCATCAAAGAACACTTTGTTAATGTACAAACAAAGAAATTTATGTCTTTTCAAGAGCCTGTAACCAAAGGCTTTTTGAGAGTAAATTTCAAAACAGCCAAACTTCAATATAATATTCAAGAAACAGTAAGTTTTGTAAATACAAGCCTAACTGACACCAGCGAAAGTGTTGCTTATAGCTGGGATTTTGACGGTGATGGAACAGAAGATGCAATGGATGAAAACCCAAACCACATATATGATCAGGCAGGAACGTATGCCGTAAAATTGACCATTATCAATGCGTTAGGTAGTCATTCAATTATCCGCCCAAATTACATTCAAGTACTTGACCCTAACGGGGTAGATAGAGGTTTTTTACCCGAAGTAGCCATTTATCCTAACCCATTTGTTGATTATCTTAGAGTTTACACTGATAAATCTCAATTAAAAAAACTGATTTTATATGATGTGAAAGGGCGGCAAATAGGGTGTCAGGAGTTTAAAGAGGGGCAATCAAATACAATATGGCAAAGCCAACACTTGCCCAAAGGCACCTACTCTATAACTTTACTGTTAAGTAATGGAGCGTCTAAAAGCTTTAGGGTATTGAAAATGTAA
- a CDS encoding vWA domain-containing protein gives MQNDEQILEDVSKVSIQLLLQEPFYGHFFTGLIKKVSKEIDTLAVGYHNSLITLYINSKFWTDSLTNEDFKYGGIKHEILHIVFKHIFRYKSFSQKTIFNVAADIVVNQYVAANQLIEGAVLLSNFPELNLEPHQHVNHYYNALLDLYNKFADGKNEEEAEGNEAWKNLKNFLDQDAENQKRHSFWKEIDKLSSAEKDIAEAAVNQALENTLKRVKSKDFGKLPAGLQQYLEEFEKSMVPIVNWKRVLKLFANSSSRTEIRNTLRRPSKRYGTNPGIKVKKKQKLLIAIDTSGSINMEELKDFFNEVYHIWKQGTEVFVIECDTAIHSEYYYSGKTPKTVSGGGGTAFEPPLQYANDVYRPDALIYFTDGYASNPTVRAVCPLLWLISKEGSDLEYLRDFPGRKVKMI, from the coding sequence ATGCAAAACGACGAACAAATATTAGAGGACGTGTCAAAAGTAAGTATTCAATTACTTTTACAAGAGCCTTTTTATGGACACTTTTTTACAGGTTTGATAAAAAAAGTAAGTAAAGAAATTGATACACTGGCTGTGGGGTATCACAATAGCTTGATTACTTTGTATATTAACTCTAAGTTTTGGACAGATTCGCTTACCAACGAAGATTTTAAGTATGGAGGAATCAAACACGAAATCTTACACATCGTTTTCAAACATATATTCCGTTACAAAAGCTTTAGCCAAAAAACCATCTTTAATGTAGCTGCTGATATAGTTGTAAATCAGTATGTGGCTGCTAACCAACTGATTGAAGGAGCTGTACTGCTAAGTAATTTTCCTGAGCTAAACCTAGAGCCCCATCAACACGTCAACCATTATTATAATGCACTGCTTGATTTGTACAATAAATTTGCTGACGGCAAAAATGAGGAGGAAGCAGAAGGCAATGAGGCTTGGAAAAACCTGAAGAATTTTTTGGATCAGGATGCTGAAAACCAAAAACGCCACTCTTTTTGGAAAGAAATAGATAAACTATCAAGTGCTGAAAAAGATATTGCCGAAGCTGCGGTTAACCAAGCATTAGAAAATACGTTGAAGAGGGTAAAGTCTAAAGATTTTGGCAAATTACCAGCAGGTTTACAGCAATACCTCGAAGAATTTGAAAAGTCTATGGTGCCAATAGTAAATTGGAAAAGGGTATTAAAGCTTTTTGCCAATAGCAGTAGTCGCACCGAAATCAGAAATACACTGCGACGACCGTCTAAAAGGTATGGCACAAACCCTGGCATTAAAGTAAAAAAGAAACAAAAACTCTTAATTGCTATAGATACCTCTGGAAGTATCAATATGGAAGAACTTAAAGATTTTTTTAATGAAGTATACCATATATGGAAACAAGGAACAGAAGTGTTTGTAATAGAGTGTGACACTGCTATTCACTCAGAGTATTATTATAGTGGTAAAACCCCTAAAACAGTAAGTGGAGGAGGAGGAACTGCCTTTGAACCACCATTGCAGTATGCCAATGATGTATACCGCCCCGATGCATTAATTTACTTTACAGATGGTTATGCTTCAAACCCTACAGTAAGGGCTGTTTGTCCTTTGTTGTGGCTCATCAGTAAAGAAGGATCTGACCTTGAATATTTACGCGACTTCCCTGGAAGAAAAGTCAAAATGATATAA
- a CDS encoding pyridoxine 5'-phosphate synthase, whose amino-acid sequence MTKLSVNINKVATLRNARGGNNPDVIKVAQDCERFGAQGITVHPRPDERHIRYQDVMDLQKVVTTEFNIEGNPNGRFLELVKKIKPTQVTLVPDAEDVLTSDTGWDTIKYEVFLTETIAELKSYGMRTSIFINPAKDLITGAAKVGADRIEFYTGPYAEQYSKDCEQAIEAYVECAKLANSLGLGINAGHDLDLTNLQYLKHQIPALKEVSIGHALICDALYYGLENTIQMYLRELQ is encoded by the coding sequence ATGACCAAACTTAGTGTAAATATCAACAAAGTCGCTACTTTAAGAAATGCCAGAGGTGGCAACAACCCTGATGTAATAAAGGTAGCACAAGATTGTGAACGATTTGGCGCACAGGGCATCACAGTTCACCCACGCCCTGACGAACGGCATATCCGCTATCAGGATGTAATGGATTTGCAAAAAGTGGTAACCACGGAGTTTAACATTGAGGGTAATCCAAATGGGCGTTTTCTGGAGTTGGTTAAGAAAATAAAACCAACCCAAGTAACACTGGTACCTGATGCAGAAGATGTATTAACCTCAGATACGGGCTGGGACACCATTAAGTATGAAGTTTTTTTGACTGAAACAATTGCAGAGTTAAAATCTTATGGTATGCGTACTTCTATTTTTATCAATCCAGCAAAGGATTTAATAACAGGAGCGGCTAAGGTAGGAGCTGACCGCATTGAGTTTTATACAGGCCCTTACGCCGAACAATACAGCAAAGACTGTGAACAAGCCATAGAAGCTTATGTCGAGTGTGCTAAACTTGCCAATAGTCTGGGGTTGGGAATCAATGCAGGGCACGATTTGGACTTAACAAACCTGCAATATCTTAAACACCAAATCCCTGCGTTGAAAGAGGTGTCTATTGGGCATGCATTGATTTGTGATGCCTTGTATTATGGTTTAGAAAATACTATCCAAATGTATTTGAGGGAGTTACAATAA
- a CDS encoding GatB/YqeY domain-containing protein: protein MSLKTQIDADIKDAMRAKDKESLRALRAIKSLILLEETKEGKTGELSEEDEIQLLSKAAKQRRESARIYHEQGRAELAKNEEDEIAIIEKYLPKQLSEDELSAKLKEIIQQVGASSPKDMGKVMGSASKALAGQADGKAIASMVKTLLAN from the coding sequence ATGAGTTTAAAAACCCAAATAGATGCTGATATTAAAGATGCTATGAGGGCAAAAGACAAAGAGTCTTTACGTGCGTTGCGTGCAATTAAATCATTAATTTTATTAGAAGAAACCAAAGAGGGCAAAACTGGTGAGCTAAGCGAGGAGGATGAAATACAGCTTTTAAGCAAAGCAGCTAAACAAAGACGTGAATCTGCCCGGATATACCATGAACAAGGTAGAGCTGAGTTGGCAAAAAACGAAGAAGATGAGATTGCCATCATTGAAAAGTACCTGCCCAAACAATTATCAGAGGATGAACTATCTGCAAAACTCAAAGAAATTATTCAACAAGTAGGAGCATCAAGCCCTAAAGATATGGGCAAGGTGATGGGATCTGCCTCTAAAGCTTTGGCTGGCCAGGCAGATGGCAAAGCAATTGCCAGTATGGTAAAAACTTTATTGGCAAACTAA
- a CDS encoding CvpA family protein, with amino-acid sequence MQIAALILDAMVLLPMAWGAYIGFRKGLLSEVVSILHYSIAFIICFKVVGLLLSLLREHAFKFSVEAYPRLVFVLGALLAIVLLDKIGDHFKTEIDYDFPGSWDNIIGAVIGLFKYAIIMTFLIWTLEGTGSFKAKMEKKSILYSTIKKIGKELAGKKNKNNISDMIRNSI; translated from the coding sequence ATGCAAATAGCAGCATTAATACTAGATGCAATGGTATTGCTCCCTATGGCATGGGGAGCTTATATTGGCTTCAGAAAAGGGCTACTGTCAGAAGTGGTAAGCATCTTGCACTATTCTATTGCCTTCATTATATGCTTCAAAGTAGTAGGTTTATTATTAAGCCTTTTGCGCGAACACGCTTTTAAGTTCAGTGTAGAAGCATACCCCAGACTTGTATTTGTTTTAGGTGCGCTATTAGCCATAGTCCTTTTAGATAAGATTGGCGATCACTTTAAAACAGAAATAGACTACGACTTTCCTGGAAGCTGGGATAATATTATTGGAGCAGTCATTGGTTTGTTCAAATATGCCATTATCATGACATTTTTAATTTGGACTCTAGAAGGAACTGGAAGTTTTAAGGCCAAAATGGAGAAAAAATCTATTTTGTATAGCACTATCAAAAAGATAGGGAAAGAATTAGCAGGGAAGAAAAACAAAAACAATATCTCAGATATGATTCGAAACTCTATATAA
- a CDS encoding CBS domain-containing protein has translation MIAEELINHMIPPLKPTDSINKGLTWMEELRVNQLPVVDNGEYIGLIGEDIIYKYNNQNALIKDLQLFGQDIFVSYYQHFYDVLKVADTYGVDVIPVLGEENNFLGVVTMNDTLSAFAKSTAMKEPGSIFVLWMDQRDYSLTEISRLVESNNAKILSTYIATDNQDPSKINVTIKVDKTDLARIISTFERFSYRIIAKFQAAENQEIDKERLDILFRYLDL, from the coding sequence ATGATCGCCGAAGAGCTAATTAATCACATGATTCCACCATTAAAACCGACAGACTCTATAAACAAGGGGTTGACCTGGATGGAAGAATTACGTGTTAATCAGCTTCCTGTAGTTGATAATGGTGAATATATAGGTTTAATCGGTGAAGATATTATATACAAATACAACAATCAAAATGCTTTGATCAAAGACCTTCAGTTATTTGGTCAAGACATATTTGTATCTTATTACCAGCACTTTTACGACGTATTGAAGGTAGCTGATACTTATGGGGTAGATGTAATACCTGTGTTAGGGGAAGAAAATAACTTTTTAGGAGTTGTTACAATGAATGATACCTTAAGCGCATTTGCAAAATCTACTGCAATGAAAGAGCCCGGCAGTATCTTTGTTTTATGGATGGATCAGAGAGACTACTCACTTACAGAGATCAGCCGTTTGGTCGAATCTAACAATGCCAAGATTTTAAGTACTTATATTGCCACAGACAATCAAGATCCATCAAAAATCAATGTAACTATAAAAGTAGATAAAACAGACCTGGCTCGTATCATTTCTACTTTTGAACGGTTTAGCTACAGAATTATAGCTAAATTTC